In Nitrobacteraceae bacterium AZCC 1564, the following proteins share a genomic window:
- a CDS encoding DNA-binding FrmR family transcriptional regulator (product_source=COG1937; cath_funfam=3.30.70.20; cog=COG1937; ko=KO:K21600; pfam=PF02583; superfamily=48498) produces the protein MRQEIKSSCLKRLKRIEGQVRGLAGMVEDDRYCIDIVTQIAAARTALRRVEEEILRDHVAHCVEHAITSGDKADQRRKIAELMDVVSRVDR, from the coding sequence ATGCGACAGGAAATCAAGTCATCGTGCCTCAAAAGGCTGAAGCGAATTGAAGGTCAGGTCCGCGGGCTCGCCGGCATGGTCGAGGATGATCGCTACTGCATCGATATCGTCACACAGATCGCCGCAGCACGTACGGCGCTGCGCCGCGTCGAAGAAGAAATCCTGCGGGACCACGTCGCGCATTGCGTCGAACACGCCATCACATCTGGTGATAAGGCCGATCAACGCCGCAAGATCGCGGAGCTGATGGATGTGGTGAGTCGCGTCGATCGTTAA